A genome region from endosymbiont of Acanthamoeba sp. UWC8 includes the following:
- a CDS encoding DHA2 family efflux MFS transporter permease subunit, producing the protein MRVGIQTLFSNQTLVTISVMLAAIMQTLDTTIANVALPYMQSTLSATQDQITWVLTSYIVAAAIMTLPTGILSNKLGRKKYFIWSIIGFTVSSMLCGTALSLTEMVLFRMLQGVFGAALVPLSQAILLDSYPKEKHGVAMAMWGFGIMIGPILGPTLGGYLTEYYSWRWVFFINLPFGILALLGVIVSVADEAKSTNQKFNIAGFLLVSIAVGALQLMLDRGEMKGWFSSTEIVIETAIACFAFYFFIIHLFNSKTPFITPGLFLDRNFVASVIMVSIIGIILYASLSLLTPFLQSLKGYPVLTTGLVLAPRGVGTMVAMIIVGHLITRIDTRMLITFGLVLILFSLWQMINFSLDVNILLLVESGLIQGFGFGFVFVPLSTIAFSTINPTQRTEAASLYSLMRNIGSSIGISISTNILAEKTQMMHAVISESITPFNHLLHSSLSPSAWDINTVKGLASLNNEITRQAQSIAYINDFTFLMYICAASLPLVLLLKKTEIEKKADIIAIAD; encoded by the coding sequence ATGAGAGTAGGGATACAAACACTCTTCTCCAATCAGACATTAGTAACGATTTCAGTAATGCTTGCAGCTATAATGCAGACTTTGGATACAACAATTGCAAACGTTGCCCTGCCTTATATGCAAAGTACATTATCCGCGACTCAGGATCAGATTACCTGGGTTTTAACTTCTTATATCGTTGCTGCGGCAATAATGACTTTGCCCACCGGTATATTAAGTAATAAGTTAGGTAGAAAGAAATATTTTATATGGTCAATAATCGGGTTCACGGTTTCTTCCATGTTATGTGGGACTGCTTTATCCTTAACTGAAATGGTTTTATTCAGGATGTTGCAAGGAGTGTTCGGTGCGGCACTAGTTCCCCTTTCTCAAGCAATTTTACTTGATAGTTACCCTAAAGAAAAGCACGGAGTTGCTATGGCGATGTGGGGTTTCGGCATTATGATCGGGCCTATACTAGGGCCTACGCTTGGGGGGTATCTGACTGAATATTATAGTTGGCGCTGGGTATTTTTTATAAATTTACCCTTTGGTATTTTAGCCTTGCTTGGAGTTATTGTTTCAGTTGCTGATGAAGCAAAATCGACTAATCAAAAATTTAATATTGCCGGGTTTTTACTTGTCAGTATAGCTGTCGGAGCACTGCAATTAATGCTGGATAGGGGGGAGATGAAAGGTTGGTTTTCTTCAACTGAAATTGTTATTGAAACTGCAATCGCATGTTTTGCATTTTATTTTTTTATCATACATCTGTTTAACTCAAAAACACCTTTTATAACTCCCGGCCTGTTTCTTGATAGAAACTTTGTAGCAAGCGTAATCATGGTTTCAATAATAGGTATAATTTTATACGCTTCATTATCGCTACTCACACCTTTTCTGCAAAGCTTAAAAGGTTATCCCGTATTAACTACAGGATTAGTACTTGCTCCGAGAGGGGTAGGGACTATGGTAGCAATGATTATAGTCGGGCATTTAATTACTAGGATTGATACACGAATGCTTATTACATTCGGGTTAGTTTTAATTTTATTTTCACTATGGCAAATGATAAATTTCTCGCTGGACGTTAATATATTGCTTTTAGTTGAAAGCGGCTTAATTCAAGGATTTGGGTTCGGGTTTGTATTTGTTCCCTTAAGCACTATTGCCTTTTCGACCATAAATCCGACTCAAAGGACGGAAGCGGCCTCACTTTACAGCTTAATGAGAAATATCGGAAGCAGTATAGGTATCTCAATATCAACCAATATTCTAGCTGAAAAAACTCAAATGATGCATGCCGTCATTTCAGAAAGCATAACACCGTTTAATCACCTTCTTCATTCTTCTTTATCCCCAAGCGCGTGGGATATTAACACCGTAAAGGGACTGGCGAGCCTAAATAATGAGATTACCAGGCAAGCACAGTCAATTGCATACATTAACGATTTTACATTCTTAATGTATATTTGTGCAGCCTCTCTGCCTCTTGTGCTTTTACTGAAAAAAACCGAAATTGAGAAGAAAGCGGATATAATCGCAATCGCAGATTAA
- the mutM gene encoding bifunctional DNA-formamidopyrimidine glycosylase/DNA-(apurinic or apyrimidinic site) lyase, with protein sequence MPELPEVETVKNSLYPIIGKKILSINTSGKKFRIAPPANFSNLLLNKRITDLARRSKYILIHLEDNNILVIHLGMSGKILLNTEPKSNKHNHLEIDLTGDSKLIFNDARRFGLYTVIPESEINTHNLFKNLGVEPLTPALNQDYLHEIFKNRSAPIKPLLMDASLIVGVGNIYAAESLFRSQISPLRAAKSLNKEEITTLCEMIKVVLLEAIESGGSTLRDYVRSSGDIGYFQHKFKVYGRVGQECYICEEVILNNKMAGRSTFYCPNCQF encoded by the coding sequence ATGCCTGAATTACCTGAGGTTGAAACTGTAAAAAACTCTCTTTATCCTATAATTGGTAAGAAAATTTTAAGCATTAATACCTCAGGTAAAAAGTTTAGAATTGCTCCTCCCGCAAACTTTAGCAATTTACTTTTAAATAAGAGAATTACGGATCTCGCCAGAAGGTCAAAATATATATTAATCCACCTTGAGGACAATAATATATTAGTAATCCATTTAGGAATGTCCGGTAAAATTCTTTTAAATACTGAGCCCAAAAGTAATAAACATAATCACCTGGAAATTGACTTAACTGGGGATAGTAAGTTAATTTTTAATGATGCAAGAAGATTCGGCCTTTATACAGTAATACCGGAGTCGGAAATCAATACTCATAATCTATTTAAAAACCTTGGGGTAGAACCCTTAACCCCCGCCCTTAACCAAGATTATTTACATGAAATATTTAAAAACAGATCTGCTCCGATCAAGCCTTTGCTTATGGATGCCTCGTTAATTGTGGGGGTCGGTAATATTTATGCAGCGGAAAGCTTATTTAGGTCTCAGATTTCCCCTCTCCGCGCAGCTAAATCATTAAACAAGGAAGAAATTACCACTCTTTGTGAAATGATTAAAGTAGTTTTATTGGAAGCTATAGAATCCGGCGGCTCCACTTTAAGGGACTATGTCAGGTCAAGCGGTGATATCGGTTATTTTCAGCATAAATTTAAGGTTTACGGAAGAGTAGGCCAAGAATGTTACATATGTGAAGAAGTAATTTTAAATAATAAAATGGCCGGCAGGTCAACGTTTTACTGCCCGAATTGTCAATTTTAA
- a CDS encoding UDP-glucose dehydrogenase family protein: MKVTVIGTGYVGLVAGTCFANFGIEVNCIDNDVTKINALKEGVIPIYEPGLEELVIKNYKNGHLHFSTDKSLLDKADVLVIAVGTPAAKDGNANMTYLDSVLEDIAKYVNHDKYIIIKSTVPVGTANRVKKTLEEKRQDLKFSIISNPEFLREGSAVNDFFYPDRIVIGTMDEESKEIARKLYAPVIVNDTHIEFTDNSTAEIIKYAANAFLAMKVAFINEISDIAEQFGGNIEDISNGIGSDKRIGKHFLKPGPGYGGSCFPKDTLALAKAANDASIPSLIINAVIDSNDRRKAKMASKVISALNGDINGKTIAILGLTFKAETDDMRDSASIDIINTLKNKGAVIKAYDPKGMEEAKKIFGNSIEYCDDIFTAANNAEALCIITEWAEFKTLDLQQLQKCMQQPIIIDLRNIYSREEMSNSGFTYISLGRAKVN, from the coding sequence ATGAAAGTTACGGTTATAGGCACAGGTTATGTCGGGTTGGTTGCAGGCACATGTTTTGCTAACTTTGGTATTGAAGTCAATTGCATTGATAATGATGTTACTAAAATTAATGCACTCAAAGAAGGTGTAATCCCGATTTACGAACCGGGTTTAGAAGAGCTGGTAATCAAAAATTACAAGAATGGTCACTTGCATTTTTCAACTGATAAATCATTACTTGATAAAGCGGATGTTTTAGTAATAGCAGTCGGGACTCCTGCCGCTAAAGACGGCAATGCTAATATGACTTACTTGGATTCGGTGTTGGAAGATATAGCAAAATACGTAAACCATGATAAGTATATCATTATAAAATCAACCGTTCCGGTCGGCACCGCAAATAGAGTTAAAAAAACGCTGGAAGAAAAGAGGCAGGATTTAAAATTTAGTATTATTTCCAATCCTGAATTCCTCCGTGAAGGTTCGGCAGTAAACGATTTCTTTTATCCTGATAGGATAGTAATCGGCACCATGGACGAGGAATCAAAAGAAATCGCCCGAAAACTTTATGCTCCCGTTATAGTAAATGATACCCATATTGAGTTTACCGATAACAGCACCGCTGAAATTATTAAATATGCCGCGAACGCATTCCTTGCCATGAAGGTAGCATTTATTAATGAAATTTCCGATATAGCCGAGCAGTTTGGCGGAAATATTGAAGATATTTCAAACGGGATAGGCTCAGATAAAAGGATCGGTAAGCATTTCTTAAAACCCGGGCCGGGATATGGCGGCTCATGCTTCCCCAAAGATACGCTTGCTCTTGCAAAAGCAGCAAATGATGCTTCTATCCCAAGTTTAATTATTAATGCGGTCATCGATTCAAACGATAGACGAAAAGCAAAGATGGCAAGTAAAGTGATATCCGCCTTAAACGGCGATATTAACGGCAAGACTATTGCAATTTTGGGTCTGACTTTTAAAGCTGAAACTGATGATATGCGTGATAGCGCAAGTATAGATATTATAAACACGCTTAAAAATAAAGGCGCCGTAATTAAGGCATATGACCCTAAAGGTATGGAAGAAGCTAAGAAGATATTCGGCAATAGTATCGAATATTGTGATGACATATTTACCGCAGCAAATAATGCGGAAGCGCTTTGCATAATTACCGAGTGGGCTGAGTTTAAAACCCTTGATCTTCAGCAGTTACAGAAATGCATGCAACAGCCAATAATAATTGATTTGAGGAATATTTATTCAAGAGAAGAAATGAGTAACTCAGGGTTCACTTATATATCTTTAGGAAGAGCAAAAGTTAATTAA
- the mutL gene encoding DNA mismatch repair endonuclease MutL, with the protein MKIKRLTEKTINRIAAGEVIERPLSVIKELVENSIDAGAKNIVIEIERGGRNLIIITDDGEGITKDDLLLAIERHATSKLSEDDICNINFHGFRGEALPSIASVSRMKIASRHITKDEAWQIEVLGGEVQNLTPAGLKQGTVVEVRDLFYFTPNRLKFLKSESSEISVCTDLINRFALCHCHISFKFISDGRVILNYKPNQTDLSGEDTRVGDILGADFLKNSVKVSFSRDYLSFKGYTSLPTYSRKTSVNYLTYVNRRIIKDKFFIGAVKAAYNGLIPHDRYPMIALFLEIDPYEVDVNVHPTKAEVRFKDENFIRGIIISEIRKAIAQASAPQASGEINPPKLYHSRINFIPPRPIVQSSLNINRFVDEKPQAKTFSNNFNSEVSTSQIHDSITDSFRSVSVKVMENEPKEKIEETNTDSFPLGFAKCQINNTFIISESKDGFIIVDQHAAHERLVLEKMKKAMQENKVKTQPLLVPEVVEVGAAMAEKILEFSFNLRKFGIVIERNGLSQILVREVPYLLGKLDIRSFIFDLADNISEYNTITNLDEKLDEICGNIACHSSIRAGRKLSVEEMNAILREMENTPFSSQCNHGRPTFRKLTLKELHNMFERT; encoded by the coding sequence ATGAAAATTAAAAGACTAACCGAAAAGACAATTAATAGAATAGCAGCGGGTGAAGTTATTGAAAGACCTCTTTCAGTGATTAAGGAGTTGGTAGAAAACTCGATAGATGCCGGTGCAAAAAATATTGTTATTGAGATTGAACGGGGAGGGAGGAACTTAATTATAATTACTGATGACGGGGAAGGGATTACTAAGGATGATCTTTTACTTGCTATTGAGCGCCATGCAACCTCAAAGCTAAGTGAAGATGATATTTGTAATATAAATTTTCATGGTTTTAGAGGAGAAGCTTTACCCTCAATTGCTTCAGTTAGCAGAATGAAAATTGCCAGCCGGCATATAACAAAAGATGAGGCATGGCAAATTGAAGTTTTAGGCGGTGAAGTACAAAATTTAACTCCGGCAGGTTTAAAACAGGGCACAGTAGTAGAAGTTAGAGATTTATTTTATTTTACGCCCAATCGGCTTAAGTTTTTAAAATCCGAAAGTTCGGAAATTAGCGTATGTACTGATTTGATAAATCGATTTGCGCTTTGCCATTGCCATATTTCTTTTAAGTTTATTTCAGACGGAAGAGTAATATTAAATTATAAACCGAATCAAACCGACCTAAGCGGAGAGGATACCAGGGTAGGGGATATACTCGGTGCAGACTTTTTAAAAAATTCAGTAAAAGTAAGTTTTAGCCGGGATTATTTATCATTTAAAGGATACACTTCACTTCCCACCTATAGCAGAAAGACTTCGGTAAATTATTTAACCTACGTAAATAGAAGAATAATTAAGGATAAATTTTTTATAGGAGCCGTAAAAGCAGCTTATAATGGGCTGATACCTCATGATAGGTATCCTATGATTGCCCTATTTTTAGAAATTGATCCCTATGAGGTTGATGTTAACGTGCACCCGACTAAAGCAGAGGTGCGCTTTAAGGATGAAAATTTTATCCGCGGTATCATAATCTCCGAGATAAGAAAGGCAATTGCACAGGCAAGCGCTCCTCAAGCAAGTGGTGAAATAAATCCGCCTAAACTATATCATTCCAGGATTAATTTCATACCGCCAAGGCCGATAGTTCAGTCTTCGCTTAATATTAATCGATTTGTGGATGAAAAACCTCAGGCTAAAACTTTTAGCAATAATTTTAATAGTGAGGTTAGTACTTCGCAAATACATGATTCGATAACTGATAGCTTTAGGTCTGTAAGCGTTAAGGTTATGGAGAATGAGCCGAAAGAAAAAATAGAAGAAACAAATACTGATTCCTTTCCCTTAGGTTTTGCTAAATGCCAAATCAATAATACCTTTATTATTTCGGAAAGTAAGGACGGGTTTATTATAGTTGATCAACATGCAGCACATGAGAGATTGGTGCTGGAAAAGATGAAAAAGGCAATGCAGGAAAATAAAGTAAAAACCCAGCCGTTACTCGTTCCGGAAGTAGTTGAGGTTGGGGCGGCTATGGCTGAAAAGATTTTAGAATTTTCCTTTAACTTAAGAAAATTCGGTATTGTGATTGAAAGAAACGGGTTATCTCAGATTTTAGTCAGGGAAGTGCCGTATTTGCTTGGTAAGCTTGATATAAGAAGCTTTATCTTTGACCTGGCTGATAATATTTCGGAATATAATACAATTACCAATCTCGATGAAAAGCTTGATGAGATATGCGGCAATATTGCCTGTCATTCGAGTATAAGGGCAGGGAGAAAGCTATCCGTTGAGGAAATGAACGCAATTTTAAGGGAAATGGAAAACACACCGTTCTCCTCGCAATGTAATCACGGTAGGCCAACTTTCAGGAAATTGACCCTAAAAGAACTTCATAATATGTTCGAGAGAACTTAA
- a CDS encoding ankyrin repeat domain-containing protein, with translation MKNDTQNNDLNKLSKELNVILETGTASDIENFVKNHFNHFRGIKIPYFRKDLDLLPDNIIIKLLHIEDILCYVVHTHGNYRILKLCLEANKSVNYIDINYEYGANEGYPLLHNEVIYGSFDCVKLLLEEGANPYLKNYKGRIPINYSKDEGITELLLSWMQKEQTSNKRDREDFEGFDKKEESTPSKRAKNEECCEELDSKQRDEQIEKRRLADSAKKHSQDITKFFKSQDKPPVGKHSERISKESECKGKEKAL, from the coding sequence ATGAAAAATGATACTCAGAATAACGATTTAAATAAATTATCAAAAGAATTAAATGTTATATTGGAAACAGGAACTGCTAGCGATATTGAAAATTTTGTAAAAAATCATTTTAATCATTTTAGAGGCATAAAAATTCCATATTTTCGTAAAGATTTAGATTTACTTCCTGATAATATTATTATTAAATTATTACATATTGAGGATATTTTATGTTATGTTGTACATACACATGGAAATTATAGGATATTAAAACTATGCTTAGAAGCTAATAAATCCGTAAATTATATTGATATTAATTATGAGTATGGGGCAAATGAGGGATACCCTCTACTTCACAATGAGGTTATCTACGGTAGTTTTGATTGTGTTAAGTTGTTACTTGAAGAAGGTGCAAATCCATATTTAAAAAATTATAAGGGGAGAATCCCGATTAATTATTCAAAAGATGAAGGCATAACGGAACTTTTACTTTCATGGATGCAAAAAGAGCAAACTTCCAATAAACGTGATAGAGAAGACTTTGAAGGTTTTGATAAGAAAGAAGAAAGCACTCCTAGTAAAAGAGCAAAAAATGAAGAATGTTGTGAAGAGTTAGATTCTAAACAACGTGATGAGCAGATTGAAAAAAGGCGACTTGCAGATTCTGCTAAAAAACACAGCCAAGATATTACAAAATTTTTCAAATCCCAAGATAAACCTCCGGTTGGTAAACATTCCGAAAGAATATCTAAGGAAAGTGAGTGCAAAGGTAAAGAAAAGGCTCTATAG
- the mltG gene encoding endolytic transglycosylase MltG translates to MLSKLKKFFIIYLIFKLLLIVAVVYSYHDTFYKTHVYQEKIVIIPKNYSINQIADLLHKKEVIKSQFLFILLSKAHSFKKQYLQSGEYKFEAGMKMIEVIHKLTRGEVIIHKVTVPEGLTNSQVFKILDNSYGLRGSINKEKYKEGYLLPETYSYTYGTPKDSILARMHADMEKHLNLFIATAVLPVPLKDVNELLALASIVEKESSINAEKPLVAGVYLNRLRINMPLQADPTVIYGMTGGVEPFPKRLNYKDLESDSLYNTYKVKGLPPTPIANPGLRSIAAVLHPANTKDLFFVADGLGGHKFSETYKEHLTNVKNFRTFTGKKPE, encoded by the coding sequence ATGCTCTCTAAGTTAAAGAAATTTTTTATTATATATCTTATATTTAAACTATTACTTATTGTAGCAGTGGTTTATTCTTATCACGATACGTTTTATAAAACACATGTATATCAAGAAAAAATTGTCATAATTCCTAAGAACTATTCAATCAATCAAATTGCTGATTTACTTCATAAAAAAGAAGTAATTAAAAGCCAATTCTTATTCATCCTACTTTCCAAAGCACATTCATTTAAAAAACAATATTTACAATCGGGAGAATATAAGTTTGAAGCTGGGATGAAGATGATTGAAGTAATTCATAAGCTGACAAGAGGAGAGGTAATTATTCATAAAGTTACCGTTCCCGAAGGACTAACTAATTCCCAAGTATTTAAAATATTAGATAACAGCTATGGCTTAAGAGGCAGCATAAATAAAGAGAAATATAAAGAAGGCTATTTACTCCCGGAAACTTATTCATATACATACGGTACTCCTAAAGACTCAATCTTGGCCAGAATGCATGCGGATATGGAGAAGCATTTAAATTTATTTATTGCGACCGCGGTGTTACCCGTTCCTTTGAAGGATGTTAACGAGCTTTTAGCTCTAGCTTCCATTGTTGAAAAGGAAAGCAGTATAAATGCTGAAAAGCCTCTGGTTGCAGGCGTTTACCTTAATCGTTTAAGAATAAATATGCCGCTTCAGGCCGACCCAACCGTAATTTACGGCATGACCGGCGGGGTTGAGCCCTTTCCTAAACGTCTTAATTATAAGGATCTGGAAAGCGATTCATTATATAATACTTACAAAGTAAAAGGGCTTCCACCTACCCCGATTGCAAACCCGGGGCTTAGGTCAATTGCTGCCGTGCTGCACCCAGCTAATACCAAGGATTTGTTTTTTGTGGCCGACGGGCTCGGCGGCCATAAATTCTCCGAAACTTATAAAGAGCATTTAACGAACGTTAAAAATTTTCGCACATTTACCGGCAAAAAGCCTGAATAA
- the fabF gene encoding beta-ketoacyl-ACP synthase II produces the protein MRRIVITGIGLVTPLGADAKSSWENLIQSKSGVKKIPLELFDTSDLNTRIAGLVPGKDEQCGLDLEKYIPLKETRKMDKFIHYAIAAATQAVDDSGWVPSTEEEMTQTGVLIGSGIGGLAVIEETANILAEKGARRVSPFFIPASLINLASGHISIKYSFKGPNHAVVTACSTGAHAIGDAARMIALGDADVMVAGGSEAAVCRLGIAGFNACKALSTNFNDTPEKASRPWDEARDGFVMGEGAGVVVLEEYEHAKKRGAKIYAEVVGYGLSGDAYHMTAPAPDGNGGLRSMQMALKKAKVNPEEVGYINAHGTSTPLGDIIELNAVKTLFKDHAYKLMMSSTKSSIGHLLGAAGSVEAIFSILSMQHGIIPPTLNLDNPSAGCDIDLVAHTAKEKKIEVALSNSFGFGGTNASLLFKKV, from the coding sequence ATGAGACGTATTGTTATCACGGGAATCGGTTTAGTTACACCTTTAGGTGCTGACGCAAAAAGCTCATGGGAAAATTTAATCCAGAGTAAATCCGGAGTTAAAAAAATTCCTCTTGAGCTATTTGACACATCTGACCTCAATACCCGGATTGCCGGCCTGGTTCCCGGTAAAGATGAGCAATGCGGATTAGATCTAGAAAAATATATTCCTTTAAAAGAAACTCGTAAGATGGATAAATTCATTCATTATGCAATTGCCGCAGCAACACAAGCTGTTGATGATTCAGGATGGGTTCCCTCAACTGAGGAAGAAATGACGCAAACCGGTGTTTTAATAGGCTCCGGTATCGGAGGGTTGGCGGTTATTGAGGAAACAGCTAATATTTTAGCTGAAAAAGGCGCACGCAGAGTCAGCCCCTTTTTCATTCCCGCTTCCCTTATAAACCTGGCCTCAGGTCATATTTCAATTAAATACAGCTTTAAAGGGCCTAATCATGCCGTAGTTACGGCATGCTCAACAGGTGCGCATGCGATCGGGGATGCAGCAAGGATGATCGCTCTTGGTGATGCTGATGTAATGGTTGCCGGCGGAAGCGAGGCTGCAGTTTGCAGACTTGGTATTGCAGGCTTTAATGCTTGTAAAGCACTTTCAACTAATTTCAATGATACTCCTGAAAAAGCTTCCAGACCTTGGGATGAAGCCCGAGACGGCTTTGTTATGGGTGAGGGTGCAGGTGTTGTGGTACTTGAAGAATATGAGCACGCTAAAAAGCGAGGCGCAAAGATTTATGCCGAAGTGGTCGGTTATGGCTTAAGTGGTGATGCATATCATATGACCGCTCCGGCGCCTGACGGCAACGGCGGTTTAAGATCCATGCAAATGGCCTTAAAGAAGGCTAAAGTTAACCCGGAAGAAGTGGGATACATAAATGCTCACGGCACTTCTACTCCGCTTGGAGATATAATTGAGTTAAATGCGGTTAAGACATTGTTTAAAGATCATGCTTATAAGCTGATGATGTCATCAACTAAATCCTCAATCGGACATTTACTTGGGGCAGCAGGAAGCGTTGAAGCAATTTTTTCAATACTTAGCATGCAGCATGGGATAATCCCGCCTACCTTGAATCTTGATAATCCATCAGCAGGTTGTGATATTGATTTAGTTGCCCATACGGCAAAAGAAAAGAAAATTGAGGTTGCGCTTTCAAACTCGTTCGGTTTTGGTGGAACAAATGCCAGCTTATTATTTAAAAAAGTTTAA
- a CDS encoding acyl carrier protein: protein MSDVESRVIKLVAEHLDVDASKVKPDARFSDDLGADSLDTVELVMAFEEEFNIEIPDNAAEKIIKVEDAVSFIKSQIDKAS from the coding sequence ATGAGCGACGTCGAAAGCCGCGTTATTAAATTAGTTGCCGAGCATTTAGATGTTGATGCGTCTAAAGTGAAGCCGGATGCAAGGTTTAGCGATGACCTCGGAGCAGATAGCCTGGACACCGTTGAACTGGTTATGGCATTTGAAGAAGAGTTCAATATCGAAATACCTGACAATGCAGCGGAAAAAATTATTAAAGTTGAAGATGCGGTTAGTTTTATAAAATCACAAATTGATAAAGCTTCTTAA
- the nuoH gene encoding NADH-quinone oxidoreductase subunit NuoH: MFENLMLVVGILTKILIVVVPLIVCVAYLTYAERKVIASMQLRVGPSVVGPFGLLQPLADALKLMFKEPILPKNSDRVLFMLAPMITFSLAMLGWAVIPVGSEFVIADINVGVLYLLAISSLGVYGVIIAGWASNSKYAFLGAIRSAAQMVSYEVSIGLIIVSVLLVTQSLNLREIVLAQQSMPLYLELLLLPMMVIFFVSILAETNRHPFDLPEAEAELVAGYNVEYSSMGFAMFFLGEYANMILMSAITVILFMGGWLPPFGITFLGFVPGIIWFCLKIMFCLFVFIWVRAALPRYRYDQLMRLGWKVFLPLSLIWVVLIASIVVYTGYKPA, from the coding sequence ATGTTTGAAAACTTAATGTTGGTCGTTGGTATTCTCACCAAAATTTTAATCGTGGTTGTGCCGCTTATTGTTTGTGTTGCTTACCTCACCTATGCGGAAAGAAAGGTGATTGCCTCTATGCAACTTAGAGTGGGCCCTAGTGTGGTGGGGCCTTTCGGTTTATTACAGCCGCTTGCTGATGCATTGAAGTTAATGTTTAAAGAACCTATTTTGCCAAAGAACTCTGATCGGGTTTTATTTATGCTTGCGCCGATGATTACCTTCTCCCTTGCTATGCTCGGCTGGGCGGTGATCCCGGTCGGCAGTGAATTTGTGATAGCTGATATTAATGTCGGGGTATTATACCTTCTTGCAATCTCCTCACTTGGAGTTTACGGGGTTATTATCGCCGGGTGGGCGAGTAATTCCAAGTATGCCTTTTTAGGTGCGATAAGGTCAGCCGCTCAAATGGTTTCTTATGAAGTTTCCATCGGGCTAATTATAGTTAGTGTTTTACTTGTGACTCAGTCTTTAAATTTAAGGGAAATAGTGCTGGCTCAGCAAAGTATGCCGCTTTATTTAGAGTTATTGCTGCTGCCTATGATGGTTATATTTTTCGTCTCAATTTTAGCAGAAACTAACAGGCATCCGTTTGATTTACCGGAAGCAGAAGCGGAATTGGTTGCAGGATATAATGTTGAATATTCTTCTATGGGTTTTGCCATGTTTTTCCTTGGGGAATATGCTAACATGATTCTAATGAGTGCAATTACGGTAATTTTATTTATGGGAGGGTGGCTACCGCCGTTTGGCATCACCTTCCTCGGGTTTGTTCCCGGGATTATTTGGTTTTGTTTAAAGATAATGTTTTGCTTATTTGTCTTTATTTGGGTTAGGGCTGCGCTGCCAAGATATAGGTATGATCAATTGATGAGATTAGGCTGGAAAGTATTCCTCCCGCTTAGCCTTATTTGGGTGGTGCTTATTGCTTCAATTGTGGTTTATACGGGGTATAAGCCTGCTTAA
- a CDS encoding GNAT family N-acetyltransferase, with protein MSDTFNYHRFFNKFPVIELGTIKLRDLMLSDKERYFKMMSEPEVVKYLSDEDVPNSLEQTEQEIKFWGGLFYRKQSVFWTISDTSTDEFLGTIGFNTWNFSNRRAEISYDLMKEYWNRGIMTKALTNAIIFGFKNMNLHRIEARTMLGNIPSQRLLEKVGFKREGTMRGYRIIRGEPIDVYIYSITANDFAGFLA; from the coding sequence TTGTCAGATACTTTTAATTACCACCGTTTTTTTAATAAGTTTCCGGTTATAGAGCTCGGTACAATTAAGCTCAGAGATTTAATGCTTTCGGATAAGGAAAGATATTTTAAAATGATGTCAGAGCCTGAAGTTGTTAAGTATCTTTCCGATGAAGATGTTCCCAATAGCTTGGAGCAAACTGAACAGGAAATAAAATTTTGGGGTGGTTTATTTTATAGAAAGCAAAGTGTATTTTGGACAATTTCAGATACTTCAACTGATGAATTTTTAGGTACTATCGGTTTCAATACATGGAATTTTAGTAATCGCAGAGCTGAAATCAGCTATGATTTAATGAAGGAATATTGGAACCGAGGCATTATGACTAAAGCATTAACTAATGCTATTATATTCGGTTTTAAAAATATGAATCTTCATCGAATTGAAGCGCGCACCATGCTTGGCAACATTCCTTCACAGCGTTTACTCGAAAAAGTAGGCTTTAAACGCGAAGGCACTATGCGTGGGTATAGAATTATAAGAGGCGAACCAATTGATGTATATATTTACTCGATCACTGCAAATGATTTCGCCGGCTTTTTAGCTTAA